The Haliotis asinina isolate JCU_RB_2024 chromosome 3, JCU_Hal_asi_v2, whole genome shotgun sequence genome segment AACACAATAAGTATTCCTTTTGTGTCCGATCACTTCAGGCACAATCAACGGGACACTGGTTCGGAAGAAGCGTTCTGCAACACAACAACTCATCTTAACTCAGAACATAGGTGCAACAATTTCAGTATGGATTATTACACCTTTATAATCATATCAGGATTAAGCCTCCTTGTGGCTTCATGCCTAATGGGTTGTTACAACACTATCCTGAAGAAAGGTGAAGTTATGGAAGTACCTCCACCAGTTAAGAGGAAAGCAGCAGTCAATAGAAGTACAAGTCCCATGCTTATGTGTTTAACAATGTGCTTTAACTTTGCCTGCTGTACTTGTACTGTATCCTTTCAGGAGCTCTTCGTAACCTTTGGAATTTGCACTCAGCTAAACCTGAGTCTCAGCGACATGTCAGTGATGTATTCTGCGTTTTCTTCCGCCGTCCTCCTGAGCAGATTACTCAGTGTCGTCCTCTCAGCTAGGCTAAGTCTTGATATAATGATGGTACTCTTCCTTTCTCTTTCTGGTGTAACATCTGTTCTGTTCCTAATATTTATGGACACTAGTATCATCATGATGTGGACAAATAGTCTTCTGTTTGCTGTCGGAATGGCGCCCCTGTTCCCTGGATGTCTGGCATGGGTAAAGGAGAACTCGGATGGATCGCCCCGATTTCTGAATATGGTTCTATTTTCCGACTTTACTGCCTTCCTGGTCAGTCCAGCAATGTGTGGCCTGGTGATGGGTATGATTGGTGCCAATGCCTTTGTATATATGGTTTCCGGGGCAGGTTTACTTCAGTGtgtgttgtttatgtttatgtgttaTGATAAGTGGATAAGGAAACTCAGTAATAACCGATTCCGCTAATGACCTGTTTTATAACAGATCATCGAGATCAAAGCACACACACCATTTTTGTagttatatatatgttttggtcagattgtgaaatcagccaTTTCGCGCCATTTCGTGTGTAAGAACAATCAGTATACTTCGGTCATTTCAAGAAATTTCACTTGATAACTCACAATATCAACTTCGTGTATTGTCATTAACAGTTAAAATTGACACTGACTGTTGCACTTTagcttggctttgaagcatttatacctgtttgtttgacacttgctgtgtccagagcagccacaGCCAACAAACAGCTGTCCACcgcatatagatgaaatgaaatttcatcaaatgactgaagtatattcgATTACCCCTGCATCGTATGCGGAGGAGCCTATAAAACTGCCTCAAACATTCAACAGGCGATAAGTAGTCtttaacacattttcaaatcaaattatCTTGGCAGTATATCTCAGAACTCTGTGCTAATGAAAAAGCATACCACTCTACGATATTTTGTATTGGATTGTCTCAAATTACATCCAAATGTTTATACGACAGTCACTTTtcagtccgagtgggttctacacAGTCAGGATCAGAGTGTCCCACGAGAGAGTAGTTCGTCTTCCAGTTAATAGCataaagacattgacattttatcaaatgttttaaacgattttattgagacgatgtcgtattggtcacatcacatacatgtacacaatggATGTTTATGAAAAAAGTATCCTCAAGGGGGTTCAATTCTATCTGATCTTTGCAATCGGGATCGGGGTGTCCCACTTGGAAGTAAATTGTTTGTCACGTTGTTTAGAACTAAGATCATCaggttatcaaaagattcaattgatggatcactttttgtggatggttTAGGTATTTCTTGTCGTTGGTACAAATATGCATTCTATAGAAGGACAACAGCAGtagtgtttaagaaaaataaataaataaatgatgtcttgaaaaAACAGCACGAAAATGTTCACAGTTGTTCCGTATAAAAGATGGGACGCGTTGaacaataggctaccccacctccttTCCGGAAATATAAACTGCATAAAGATCAtaaagaccggggttcgattccccacatgggtacaatgtgtgatgtccatgtctggtgtctcTTGACGTAATATTGCGTAACGACgtggaactaaactcactcactctcacctaTATTATATGAAATGGAATGCACGAGCTGCAATAAAGACGACATCCCAAATCTTTAATTACTTTGTGTTTAAGAaaacacatacatcaccatttaACGATTAACGGTTGCTGGATTTGCTGACGGTCATTAGCGGATTGTGGATATTGCGTCATGCGAGTACATTAGTGAGTAAAAGCGAATAGCTTCCTACTAACAAATACAGTGGTCAGATATCAACTATCTTACATAGGTTTGCCATTATAGTGCACTACACGTGAGTCCGTTCACTAGTTCGGGTGTTACTCATCATTGTTCCGCACGTGAAATTCGCCTGACATTACATAAAAGACCTTCCGAGTTCAACCGCAACATGCGTATGAATACAATGTAGGTAGTTCAATATTTCTGCACTTTCTGCTACAATATTCATAATACGCCAAGATTATTATTATGAACATGTTGTCTGGAACGAAATGCGTGTCGCTCAAATGAAGTCTGTTGCCAAGCAAAATTGTGCAAAAgtctaaagtcagtttgagaatcaattAAATTATGGTCTGTTTTCATCCTTTTAGAAGATTAAGAGTACTTCCTACTCgcagttaaatatgttttttaatgCAAGCCGATGATGTCAGTAAATGTCCCCATCAGAGTATATGTCATCTATATATGTTACGAGCACCCAGTTGACGAAAATAATCAACAAAACGCTCTTTTTAAGTATCTTTTGTAGAACAAACCGtgaatattgaaaatatgaattaaGCCTAGAACCACGAAATGCACCTGCGGAAAGGTTTATGAAACATCTCAAGCGTCACGTTCAAACCACACAAAAATGAAGAGACTGACTGCCATGCAGAGAGTACGGGCAACAGGAATGGTCCAGCAAGGGGCAAGTTACGCCGCCATTGCTGCAGCCTTCCAGAGTAGGGGTGAAACAGTTGACAAACTCATGGCACAGACAGGTACGAGGTCAGACAGGCCTCGCAGAAGCAGGCCCCAAATAACCACGCCCATCAAGGACCATCGTGTCAGCATTATTTATTTCCGCAACCACCTCTCCACTAACCCTTCTTCGGAAGCGACGACACTGGGATACCGATCAGTCTATGGGCCCACAGTATCCGAGACTATCGGCCCTACCGAAGGCGATACTGACACCTCCTTTCGTTTTTCAacaagtcatgttttgaaagCAGGTTCTACTCGATGTATGTCAATAGTAGAACACGTGTATACAGGCGAGAATGGGAACGGCTAAGACCAAAAGGCATTGAAGAATGTCAGGAATTTGGTGATGACATCGTTAATGTATGCGGAGCTATTTGTTGTGACACAGAAACGAGGCTAGTAGTCACTCAAGGCGAAATGTCTGCCTAGATGTACATCGATACATCGTTAAGACCTGTTGTGATTCCGTTCATGTAGCAACAGTAAGATGTTATGATAGTCCAGCATGATACTGTAAGACTACTTATAAAGGCAATCACCCAGAATTTCAGCCAAAGGATACTATTGAACATCTTTGGGAGACAAATAAGACAACGACCACTGAGAACAGTTACCCTCAAAGACTTTAGAACAATGGCTTCTCCAAGAATGGCAAATGATCAACCTAAATAACTTCTCAATGCTTTCATACTGTGCCAAGCAAGTTTCCTATGTTGAAGTGGTGTAACCCGcaaatgtattgtcttctcGCACATATTTATATACTGCCTTCCGTCTACTACGAAGTCCATGCATAGCATTTAGTGTGAAATGGCAACACAAAGACTACATATACTGTtgcacaaaagaaagtacacagttGGGTTCTTGGAGAGTATTCACgaaacaaattaaatattttgaaaagtgctTCGAGTCTGACGCACAAACATTGTGTGTATGTCTCCAAATtacatcacatacatgtatatccttgACAGTGAGTATCATGAAACTCGTGAATTTGGTACATCGCATACAATATTTCCTGCATCTTCCGCTATCCAAACCTATGAGAAAACCAGTTGTGAAAAGCAAGAGACGGACTCTGAAAGCCATGTATGTTTACCAGTTTCATCAAGAGTTTTGAGGAATAAATAACATTGGTGAGATGGCAGTGTGATAACACCCCTAATAATTTTAAGTACAACTGTAAAACGCCTATTTGAGAAGACACGTGCCCCGTTTTTCTTCCACACTCACCCATTGTGCCTTTTTGATGGATACTTGCCGGCACTGAGGAATTATTTGAACTATGTACTTTGTACCTTTTTATGCATTCATAATACCTAGCCTCCAGATTTCTGAACCATATAGTGATGCAAGTATGAATTTACTATAAATCATTTACAAGCAACTATTCATACGAAATAATCTATACATGGAGAAAATTATTTACTATCTTTGGGGAAGATAGTTTGACATGCTTTTGACTACTTCAATCATGATTAGAGTAGAACACTAAGGTACCTATGATAGGCTATACTTTTAACATTTTGAGTATTTGATGTCAGAATCACAGTCTCGTACGCTCGTGATATAAACAATTGTAGAATAATAGGTTTTATCGGTTCAttcctcccttttgagactaagtacgaAGTGTTTCCATGAAAGCTGAGAAAGtaataaaccacaaaaacctgtaaatagcaaaaggcaccactttcggTGCTCATGGACATATCTACAAagatttgcagaaaaacatgaaacagtccCGAGGTATGCTACGggaacgcacacacacacagacacacacacacagatatatatatacgaggggatgtcaataagttttgagcctggcatagaaaaacacaaaatattggtatgaaccacatttatttttcaacatagtccccttgtgagtcaagacacttgttccatcttttctgccaggtgctgatgccatctctgtagaaggcaccattttggtcctcaaaccaagcctcagtagcagcaataagctcattatcatcccgaaatctacgaccacgcaagtgtttcttgagatttgggaacagatggtaatcacttggtgccaggtctggagagtaggggggatgcggccaGATTTCGTAATCGCATTCCTGGACCTcggcggctgcaacgcgagaggtgtgtactggagcattgtcttgatgtagaagaataccacgtctgatcttgccccggcgcttctccctgattgactgtcgcacttgcctcaacaagtcttccttttggtaagtaatctatgtggatgacgcctttgctatctgTCGCTggctgtcgccattaccttctgcactgatctggaggctttgaacttttcggtcctgggagaagtgacatgtttccattccatggattcttgtttgctctcagggtcatagtggtggatccaggtttcatcacaggttactagcctaacgtgaaaatcttctggattcttgttgtatctggttagcatggagttgcttatggtgacccttgtttgcttcatttcatctgtaaccattcttggcacccatcttgcgcacaccttagtcatgacgagatgttcatgatgaattgtctcgatggatccgtgtgaaatgcctgtggtctcctctaactcgtggagtgtgattcgacgattttccagcacaagtctatgcactctgtcaatgttttcctgactagtgcttattgttgggcgacctggacgggggtcatcttcaagactctctctaccatgcttaaatttattgacccatcgtttgatggtagcggatgaaggggaagacttcccataaactgctgaaagcctttcttcaatgttcttcgccgagtttccttcaagaactaaaaacttaattactgctctatactcaattttattcattttcactgccgtgaggggagtctctttctgtcaatatgagctgttcaataactgcTGAGAgaaggataccaaaacttacatatgacatcagctacaccccaaggttcaatgtcgtaccgtaggctgtgacacctgggtatgaaaaatgctcaaggctcaaaacttattgacatccccctcgtctatatatatatatatatatatatatatgtcttttcCACCCGGATGGTCGAAACGTTCTCTAGGTTTAATGTCTTTAATGTACCAGTACAAGACATTACATTTAATCGCGATTATTTGAGACAGTAATGCTGTAATTCAGAATTTAAAATAGACTTTACAGTGAACAAGACCACCATTCCCGAACATAATCATTACTCTGAGTTCGGCGTCTTTTTGTAGAATTCTATTTCTGCCTAAATGATATTAAGTTCACGTTGACACGTACAGGGAAAAATGCTATCTGCGTGAAACAGACCATCCCCACTCAGCCAGAAGCAATAACGCTTCGACCTGTAAAAGTCGCGCCGCTGTAACTTTACTTGTTAGCTAACATGATCAACATGATATTGTTGCTGTCTTGTACAAAACGTACCTGTCACTGAAAAGAATTATTTCCACTTAAATGGATGTTTATAGAGAGAGCTACACGCAGCTGTTatgcatgtttatgttcatgtttATACAATCAATATGAGTTTGTCAGCAGAGTCGTGGTTACAGCCATCAAGCATGGAAATAAACTGCACAAAATTCCTTTGTATTAAGGAGTGTGTTGCAGTATTTGCATTCGGCTGAGTGGTAAACGAAAGGTGCCTGCTACACACTACACATGGCAGCAACTGTTTTACGATAAAGAAACGAACACTTTTATATATACTCACACGCGAAAGTAACTCAAGTATATGTAATGTTCAACATTGCACACAAGAAATACAAACATGGTTAGATAGACAAAATATTGAGCGAAGACATTTCATTGGCTACCCAGACTGATGACATCGTTACGTTTTCGAAGGGTAAAGGGAGTGACTAAAATGGATCTTACCTGTGTTGAAATGTACCAATCTTCTGTAGGGTTGGTGACCTTATGTAGGACTGTGCGaggatattgtattacaaatgaTACTTTTTAAATGCACATTCTAAAATTAAACTTATCTCCATTATAAACGATAGCTGGCGTAAGAAATAATAACTTTACTACTCAAAATACTAAGGACGTAGCTATCAATGAGTCTCACTATCACCATAAAAGGAAACAGGTACGGCGGGTCACAGACGGTGTTTGGGGTCGGACTATGGGATAATCAACGGAAATAAGATAATGCTTTAGGGAATTAATCTGGGGAAGCAAacggcatgtgataacaattcacAAATAATATCCTGTCAGGTCGATTATCGATGGTCATGCCACCtctatattttgagacatttaaaaaGATGGCTGAATTATGCATTTTTATGAATCCATGCCCTTTATGTTCTGTAGGTCTCAGCTTCTAGAAAACCACTCAAACGAATAAACGTTATGAAGAAAAGGGACGTAAGATGCCAATCAacagatgagacatattcaacacacagtGAAAGGCATAACATATCGTAAAACAGCTGCTGCCATGCTAATCTTGTGTAGGGTTGGTGACCCTATCTAGGACGACCGCTCCGAGGAAGGTTCCGTGGTCTGTGGTGCGTTGTATCGATGCTGGACACAGTAAATCATGGTTATGTTTACTTCGAAATGACAGTCAACACCTTGAACAGACACCCCATCTTCCAAACAGCCGATAGCCTGGTTTCTTTCAATTTGAGTAAAACTTGGCATTGTTGAACAAAGAGTGATAGACCCAACTTTTATGCAGTCTTATACCCACTAATGGTGGTGACAATTCGCGCATGTTCGACTAATAGCCCCGTTTTGCACGagcagcctggttccctgggtctgatgcgcctgcgctaacgctccgacACTGACCCAGGCAACCACTGCCGCATGGCGACGTTCACTACAGGGAGACGCGCCATACATTTACTATAAGAAAATGCGAGGACGGGTGGTTAGAAGTTTTTCATAGCCTTTTCATCGATACTATGGCAAAGTGTACGTCACCAGAACAACGACCATCGttactttcagtgttggaaaacgttatttaagcagtttcgagaccgaaaatcgtcgttacataggcgatatgtaaacaatgacacacctcctactttcatcaccgacatgtgctttcatatttggtatcagCTCGCTGTTACTACGAAATCGTACACATAAACATAGATCTGAACGACCACACTGATTGAAAACagttagcatcttcattttTGGGAAATGTGATGACGTGTAATTCGTTTATTTGGCCCTATTTTATCCTGTTAtgtgtgttggaaacaaactGAAAGCCCAGTCATTGTAACTAGAAAATGATTTTTACGTTACATTATTATAAGTAATCATAATTAGATCTAACACTTTTGAAACACATGAATGATTCACTTAACAATGTTTTTGCAtttattatttgtattcatttggtaTATTATTGGTATTCATTTGGTATATATCATTTCAATATAACGCTGGGCCACATCATGGTGGCATTGATCTTCAAAAGTTTAACAGTACTCATGGTATAGCAATATCTGGGTGATGCTACTGGGAGGTTGATTACATATTGGAGCATTATATATAACATTGAATATACCTAATTCCCCAATCCATATATAGCTACAGTTTTGTATACAATAggataacacatacatcatgaaatattcataactgTGTGTATTGGCTTGTTTTGAAAAAGTCCATTCATAAAAGGAAAGTGTGCTTGTCTAAACGACACTGATACACAACACTCCAAGATTGGGCTCATGTTTGTTGAAGACATGTTAAGTAAAAAAAcagtcattgatatttcataatatGTGCATTTCCTATTATATAAAAACACTGTAGCTATATCTGGGGTTGGAGAGGGGTGGGGAGAGGGATACATTCAATTTTGGTACCTCTTGTtattaaaatcacaataaacagTTTAATACAGACAATGCTGGATTGCATGACACAAGCATGTCAGTGAAGCAATTTATTACAATTCCCTTGGCTTTTTAACATAAATATAGACATGAGGTATATACAGCATCAGAGGTctgtctgtcaatgttttcagataaaaggtgctgatttgttgtttaaggctgcACTCGGCTCTAAAAATGTTATAATGCAGGACTGTACACATAATTGTTTAAGATACATACAAAATTCCTATGGTTGAGTAGTGGTCACATACAAGCGATACATGCATATGAACtcatattcaacaaaatatctTCCCCTTAATATACAAAATTTACAGTCATTCAGTGTTTGGGACATTTGTGCATCTTCCAAAATCGACTGGAAGTTTAAACCTACTACACCTGAAAAGAACCGTGGGTGGTCTAAAGTGTATAGGGATAGGGTATGTAAGATTCTTTTCCACATTTAACAGTGATTTAAAATGCTGTTAATAGAAGGAATCATACAAAATATTGATAGAACTACATCATTGTTGTTGTAGGTTTTAAAATGATCTTTGTTTCGAAAAGTGAATAATTATCTTCACACCTTCTGCTAATCACATATGTTCAAATTCAAAtctaaacagaatattttaatgAGCAGCCCATCCTGGCAAGACAGTTTGCATTCATCCAGTTACAGTATTCTCCACCAGTACCTTATAGCCCTTGTGGTGTGCACAAGCTTTTTAACTTGGAGAGGGGTTCTGCCACATTCTCCTCAAACAATAGCATTGTTTGCAGTTTTGAGAAACCTTTCACACATTGTTGCTGtacatcttcaataattttacagcatGAGGTCCCCTATACTtctgcacacttacacaccataGGAACAATCAtagcattaaatatattaatcttgaggttattttattttcaactttcttttgacatgtgtacaatgccataacatccgtTTTACTGTGTGCAccaagagtgaatgagtgagttttagttttacgccgcactcagcaatattccagctataaggcggcggtctgtaaataatcaagtctggaccagacaatccagtgatcaacaacatgagcatcgatctgcgtaattgggaaccggtgacatgtgtcaaccaagtcagcgagcgtgaacacccgatcccgttagtcgcctcttatgacaagctgagtcgccttttggtgggttgctgaaggcctatattACCCCGGGACCATGTGCACTAAGAGTAGTTAGTGCTTTAGTACAAACAGGTTTAGGTGTCAACATACTACCCAGTATCTATATCCAGATATAATTTCTAGATACACACCATAAAATTAAgatgtaaaaaaataaaatcacaataatGAACTGGTCAACAAGTACTGAGCAAAATACTCAAAATTCAAAAGCAAAATCACTGATGGTGAGTGAATTTATGTATGCATGCACTGATGTAAAGTATAATAAAGTAAAGCAAAAAGTCCAGAGCAGCCTTTaactttattattttatttattaactgATGTCTATCTGAATaattgctgatgtcagatgatttgtatcAGATGTACTCTAAGAACACCAgggttatcatgctgaaaataatcaaagtaCAGTTCTCATGACAGGTTTCATAGGTAAAAATCACCCTTAATTCAACAGTTCAGAAACATTGGAATGTTTATCTATCTTATAAGTTCTTCCCTTATATGTATGCCAAAGTATTAACGTGCTAATGATACCATTATTTTTGTGTATTCAGTTTAGGAATATAAAGTACCAAATTCATTTTTTTGagctgtagatgtgtgtgtgtatttttgtagattgataatttgattcgctatgtttattataatcataaacatttctgaatgataCTGGCATATACGttaactgtttcattttctctTGTGGAGGCTAAATGTCAGAATGCCAAACCCTAGCTGTCAATAACCTCATTCATATCAATCTAAGCGCTTTACCTTGTAATTTCACAAGGCCGTCGAAAAATATATCCGCTAAACCTACCCTGACGCGATGGATGACACGGGACGTAATGGGCGATATTTTCGTCATCAAATGTGCTATAATGAAGATGCTAACTGTTTTCAATCAGTGTGGTCGTTCAAATCTATGTTTATGTGTACGATTTCGTGGTAATAGCGAGctgataccaaatatgaaagcacatgtcggtgatgaaagtaggaggtatgtcattgtttacatatcgcctatgtaacgacgattttcgtgtctcgaaactgcttaaataacgttttccaacactgaaagtaaCGATGGTCGTTGTTCTGGTGACGTACACTTTGCCATAGTATCGGTGAAAAGGCTATGAAAAACTTCTAACCACCCGTCCTCGCATTTTTCTATAGTAAATGTATGGCGCGTCACACGGCAGTGAACGTCGCCATGCGGCAGTGGTTGCCTGGGTCAGTgtcggagcgttagcgcaggcgcatcagacccagggaaccaggctgctTCACGAGAAGTGATACCCACACGTTGATTGGTATGATGCGTTTTGGTGATTACTTCTACCGAGTTgttatttttttacttttttgtttgtgtgtttgtttgtttgtttgtttttttatcgtGCCTTCCAAAAACGCAATTAAAATTATCGATAACACCCACAGGCTTCACTATATGCCAAAAACCCATATCAATTCAGGGTTCCGATTTGTTTTCTATTTGGATATAAAGCATGCGTTTCCTATGCGTGTGAATATACACGTACCACATTTTGTGCTGGTGCTAAACCACATGGTAAATATTTTGGCTGCAGTGAACGTTGACACTTGTTATGGTCGCCATACTAGTCTAAAGACATCGGAATTCGAGAATTTCACTCAGAAGAACTGTAGCAATATCGACTATTTGATATCATTAAATCCTCCTCTAGTGGATTTAAAACCTGAACAAACAGAAACCTCACGTACTTCGGGCACCTGTTTGACGTGGGTTTTGTCCCTGTATCGGTGGAGGAAGGCAGTACTGTTGTGTAGGTTACAGGAGCCAACAACAGTGTTTCTTTCCCAACACACCACTCTGACACTTACTGCATTTTATATGAATGCTGGGAATGTATATCATTAAAGggaattataaaatatatatttgactcTAGTCCTATGCCAAAAGGTGGCGGCAAATCTAGTGATACTCAGTGATACTCTAGTGATACTGACCTCCATGTTTACAACAACGGTTGTAACGGTATAACATCCCGTGTCGTACAATGGACTGGACACAGATGCCATATAAAGATGTTAAGTAAAGTAATGTTATTATTCCACATACATGTTTCATATACATGAATTGTGTTTGACATGGACGTTTGATATGGACCTTGCATCACGTTTTCAGTAAGCGATAAATATTGGTTTTAAGACAATTACTTTTAcaactgttagttctcatttaatcattggttttttaaagaaattgatttcatggtagAATTTTGAGCACTgtgattctgtaaatatatgtattttaataattggtagtttagagtagtaactagaattgttagtggctatatcctcaaagggggttgaagtactgtaaaactattgtcctcctgagagggtaggtaagtccacaaacattcaatgtaaattcaaatttccaggtttttaatcgtagagtaagtgtctttttattgcatagctagatttcccaaattgctgacggctgaggggatgatgtaaatccagctagagtccatgcaggtagcaaaggtactgtaagtccccatggtccctagtatggtgatctaccttcagttgttagcactctgtagcccatttttatattgtattgtcctctatatataaattgttttaggtatattgttactagttttacattcttttctgtgatattctaattgttttactgtcctttgttgacaggtttttataatacacatatattccattttagtgttttgttcccgtcacgatatggctgaaatattgccgatgcgacgttaaatattaactcactcactcactcactcactaagacaATCACTGATAAATATACTAGACTTTTCAACATATCTTCAGAAATAATGCAAGACCTCTTCAAAACACAAGTGTTTAAATGACCCAAGTTAATGTTTTGTGTTATATTCAGAATAGCCGTGCTAAAGCTTTAAGATAGCTAAATGTGAAACGTAAGTCGTTTTCCTGCAGATTCCGTTACAGAGAACGATGCAGTCTGGTTCAAAGTCTACTGGTTTGAGGGtgacggggtagcctagtgcttaaatcCTTACCTTGCCATGCCgaaaacccgagttcgatttcaGACATAGGTTCAAAGAGTGACGTCCATTTATCCagactgctaaaagcggtgtaaaactaaactcactcactcactcactggcttgTGCATTGTCATTAAGATATATCATGCACCACATAGCACGTAGTCCATATTATACATTTGTCTCCTAGCCTAAATGGCAGATGGTAAACACATGAATTCATCTAAATGTTACTGAATATCAGTAATTTCTAGTGATGCACTGCTGAGCTGTCGGGCTGTGTCTGAAGAATGAGAGCCAGGTAAGAACTGAAGGTCTAGTTTGGGAATTTGTTTTGTAGGTAATATTTCTTCGGAGGATTGGGAgcataacgggatcgggtggccaggctcgctgacttggttgacagatattatcggttcccaattgcgcagatcgatgttcatgctgttgatcactggatt includes the following:
- the LOC137279072 gene encoding uncharacterized protein; its protein translation is MADRAAKAALNKSVTPLLIPYADYKACIRTYIRDLMQKKWDTQNENVILDCLEQGLYRQPPCPISKQEVLQTNPDQFNFRWRRLDKTDKFDRRTSEIASGRQQQQQQTPYRDISTLNRIIYTTVLFSAAFATTTTTLIGVTLPDIQCLLGVDLKTASSLLFAYGFGMCCSNLTVHFIKDKVDTCLFLASTLVLNAVVIAAIPASTFLWLTVFLIFIAGWCTGICVFIRTSHCFVIWPDSAFVVSLVQAGASLNTISIPFVSDHFRHNQRDTGSEEAFCNTTTHLNSEHRCNNFSMDYYTFIIISGLSLLVASCLMGCYNTILKKGEVMEVPPPVKRKAAVNRSTSPMLMCLTMCFNFACCTCTVSFQELFVTFGICTQLNLSLSDMSVMYSAFSSAVLLSRLLSVVLSARLSLDIMMVLFLSLSGVTSVLFLIFMDTSIIMMWTNSLLFAVGMAPLFPGCLAWVKENSDGSPRFLNMVLFSDFTAFLVSPAMCGLVMGMIGANAFVYMVSGAGLLQCVLFMFMCYDKWIRKLSNNRFR